Proteins encoded by one window of Blautia faecicola:
- a CDS encoding plasmid mobilization protein: MRKRNHVIPVRLNAREVRELNEQVERSGLSREEFMRSLILGAQVHAKPCEHHPELLRKIAGLCNNANQLAHVANASGMASEQSIQEMLRLTKETWHLVKEEW, translated from the coding sequence ATGCGAAAACGAAACCATGTGATCCCTGTACGGCTTAACGCAAGGGAAGTCAGGGAACTGAATGAGCAGGTCGAAAGAAGCGGTCTGAGCAGGGAAGAGTTTATGCGTTCGTTGATTTTGGGAGCGCAGGTACATGCCAAACCCTGCGAGCATCACCCCGAATTGCTCCGAAAAATTGCAGGCTTATGCAACAATGCCAATCAGCTTGCCCATGTTGCCAATGCTTCTGGAATGGCAAGTGAGCAGAGCATTCAGGAAATGCTGCGTCTTACCAAAGAAACATGGCATCTGGTAAAGGAAGAGTGGTAA
- a CDS encoding DUF3789 domain-containing protein, whose protein sequence is MLRNGVMIVIALMSGGFIGVVVTCCMVTAKKSDEELGGMMKEEEKKEGTVMQCENETM, encoded by the coding sequence ATGTTAAGAAACGGAGTAATGATTGTAATCGCATTGATGAGCGGAGGATTTATAGGAGTGGTAGTAACCTGTTGTATGGTTACGGCGAAAAAATCCGATGAGGAACTTGGCGGTATGATGAAAGAGGAAGAGAAAAAAGAAGGGACGGTGATGCAATGCGAAAACGAAACCATGTGA
- a CDS encoding DUF7768 domain-containing protein, whose translation MEQALAYVCCSAEESRVKVQKYCRKIYELGYVPICPRFVFSPFLEESDAEDMQGYGRMSHILLRRCRMVVVCGKEVTGTMNTEISMADRLHIICTTLDGLVQIKESK comes from the coding sequence ATGGAACAGGCGCTGGCTTATGTGTGCTGTTCAGCAGAAGAAAGTCGGGTAAAAGTGCAGAAATATTGCAGAAAAATCTATGAACTTGGGTATGTACCAATCTGTCCGAGATTTGTATTCTCACCATTTTTGGAAGAATCCGATGCAGAAGATATGCAGGGATATGGAAGAATGTCCCATATCCTTTTGCGGAGATGCCGGATGGTAGTCGTATGTGGGAAAGAAGTGACAGGAACAATGAATACCGAAATCAGTATGGCAGACAGACTCCATATCATTTGTACGACACTTGATGGACTGGTACAGATAAAAGAATCAAAATAA
- a CDS encoding DNA-methyltransferase, whose translation MTNGLSLEELMKEGTYPEEYAEGENWKILHGDTLKLVKAFQPGIFDAVITDPPYASGGTKQNERNRTTNQKYSSMSAANALPDFDGDNKDQRSWTHWMAEWLYDVRKACKKGAPICLFIDWRQYPSITDALQWAGWIWRGTAVWDKGNSRPQKGRFRQQAEYIVWGSNGPMPINRPVSCLPGVFRYGNPQNRIHVTEKPLQLMKDVIQICEPGGLILDPFAGAGTTVLAAVMTGYRAVGIEVTDSYYKLGSDRVRIALEAEQKEDEK comes from the coding sequence ATGACAAATGGCCTGAGTTTGGAAGAACTTATGAAAGAGGGAACATACCCAGAGGAATATGCTGAAGGGGAAAACTGGAAAATATTACATGGAGATACATTAAAACTGGTCAAAGCATTCCAGCCGGGAATCTTTGATGCAGTCATTACCGATCCACCGTATGCGTCCGGTGGAACAAAGCAGAATGAAAGAAATCGTACTACAAACCAGAAATACAGCAGTATGAGTGCTGCAAATGCACTTCCGGATTTTGATGGGGACAATAAAGATCAGAGATCATGGACACACTGGATGGCTGAGTGGCTTTACGATGTGCGGAAAGCCTGCAAGAAAGGAGCTCCGATCTGTCTGTTCATTGACTGGCGTCAGTATCCATCAATTACCGATGCATTGCAGTGGGCAGGATGGATTTGGCGAGGAACAGCGGTGTGGGATAAGGGAAACTCCCGTCCACAGAAAGGCCGTTTCCGCCAGCAGGCTGAATACATTGTGTGGGGCAGTAATGGACCGATGCCAATCAACCGTCCGGTATCTTGTCTGCCGGGAGTCTTCCGATATGGAAATCCGCAGAACCGGATTCATGTGACAGAGAAGCCGTTGCAGCTTATGAAAGATGTCATCCAGATTTGCGAACCGGGAGGTCTGATCCTGGACCCGTTTGCCGGAGCAGGAACGACTGTCCTTGCAGCGGTTATGACAGGCTATCGTGCAGTAGGAATTGAGGTAACAGATTCCTACTACAAACTGGGAAGTGACAGAGTGAGAATTGCATTAGAAGCAGAGCAGAAAGAGGATGAAAAGTAG